The Lacipirellula parvula genome window below encodes:
- a CDS encoding iron-containing alcohol dehydrogenase family protein: protein MTPFDFRLPTRIVFGAGRIDELGELTKSLAASRVLVVSDPGVVSAGHTQRGVDALHAAGLQTCVFEGFAENPNTNHVADGVAIAQQFKPNCIIGLGGGSSMDCAKGINFIYSCGGRMQDYWGVGKATSPLLPMIAVPTTAGTGSETQSFALISDAETHVKMACGDKRAAFRIALLDPSLTTTQPSRVTALTGFDALAHAVETAVTKVRTPLSQAFSREAWRHLAPNFLRTISEPDNLEARGEMQLGACLAGLAIENSMLGAAHALANPLTAEYGVTHGDAVALMLPHVVRHNGADPEVEPQYHDLVLATAFDRNTPDQRAGADGLALFLADAAAQAGLATRLQDQGVDFSRLPELAADATKQWTGTFNPVAMSTDDFRRLYEQAY, encoded by the coding sequence ATGACGCCGTTTGATTTCCGCCTGCCGACGCGGATCGTCTTTGGCGCTGGTCGCATCGACGAGCTGGGCGAGTTGACCAAGTCGCTCGCGGCGTCGCGCGTGCTGGTCGTCAGCGATCCCGGCGTCGTCAGCGCCGGCCATACCCAACGCGGCGTCGACGCGCTCCATGCGGCCGGCTTGCAGACGTGCGTCTTCGAAGGTTTCGCGGAGAACCCGAACACCAACCATGTTGCGGACGGCGTAGCAATCGCGCAGCAGTTCAAGCCCAATTGCATCATCGGCCTCGGCGGCGGCAGCAGCATGGACTGCGCCAAGGGGATCAACTTCATCTACTCGTGCGGCGGGCGGATGCAAGATTATTGGGGCGTCGGCAAAGCGACCAGCCCGCTTCTGCCGATGATCGCCGTGCCGACCACCGCGGGGACGGGCAGCGAAACGCAATCGTTCGCCCTCATTTCCGACGCCGAGACGCACGTGAAGATGGCGTGCGGTGATAAACGGGCGGCGTTTCGGATCGCGCTGCTTGATCCTTCGCTCACCACGACTCAACCGTCGCGCGTGACGGCGCTCACCGGCTTCGACGCCCTCGCCCACGCCGTCGAAACGGCCGTCACCAAGGTTCGCACGCCGCTGTCGCAGGCGTTTAGCCGTGAAGCTTGGCGGCACTTGGCGCCCAACTTTCTGCGCACAATCTCAGAACCCGACAACCTTGAAGCTCGCGGCGAGATGCAACTCGGCGCCTGCCTGGCGGGACTCGCGATCGAGAACTCGATGCTCGGCGCCGCTCACGCACTCGCGAATCCGCTCACCGCTGAGTACGGCGTGACGCACGGCGATGCGGTGGCGCTAATGTTGCCGCATGTGGTGCGGCACAATGGCGCCGATCCCGAGGTCGAGCCGCAGTATCACGATCTCGTGTTGGCCACGGCATTCGATCGGAACACGCCCGACCAACGGGCCGGGGCCGACGGCCTCGCGCTGTTCCTCGCCGATGCGGCGGCGCAGGCGGGTCTGGCGACGCGACTGCAAGACCAAGGCGTCGACTTCAGCCGGCTGCCCGAACTCGCCGCCGATGCGACGAAGCAGTGGACCGGCACGTTCAATCCCGTCGCGATGTCGACCGACGATTTTAGGCGGTTGTATGAGCAAGCGTATTGA
- the pnpS gene encoding two-component system histidine kinase PnpS has translation MSRICGDGPRNVRHIDPARRASRLEPTSPQREVQPPFPRSGLFWKLLLAFALLSVTAILLLTWLFSNAYEALLEREQSERIESSATAAAELLAPRWPTAPDATIQAELRRLGAATGVRLTLVAPDGVVLADSELKDVPAVEALENHADRTEIVAALKNGDGIARRTSPTIGARYRYYAKRVDRDGEPIGVVRAAIPTAPMLAEVDGLNRWVWTIGGLLAVAAAVVAYWVAARLTDPLRSLAQTAESLAAGRYEQRMPMPAGKHDELTKLAASLNEVGRRLAQREVQLRSTSQTQTTVLEAMTESVIAVDRSEKVLFANASAARALGFDASRVEGHPLLEAVRSHELRAVVQQALRSRRPSSGEITWRGKSQRIFDVLATPLPGDPLPGVVVVLRDVSEVKRLEQMRQQFIANVSHELKTPLSSIKAYTETLLGGALKDPVHGQRFLERIDEQASRLHQLIMDMLSLARIESSQAPLELTNVPLARVVQRTVVDHERQAASKEVILENRFTDSAVMVRADEEALRQILNNLIDNAVKYTPAGGRVTVSGRVDDAVVLCEVTDTGPGIPAEHHSRLFERFYRVDKARSRELGGTGLGLAIVKHLTQAMGGSIEVSSQVGMGSTFTVRLPAANG, from the coding sequence ATGTCACGAATCTGCGGCGACGGGCCGCGGAATGTTCGTCACATTGACCCCGCCCGGCGCGCATCTCGATTGGAACCGACCAGCCCTCAACGCGAAGTTCAGCCGCCGTTCCCGCGTTCGGGGCTGTTTTGGAAGCTGCTGCTCGCCTTCGCCCTGCTGAGCGTCACGGCCATCTTGCTGCTGACGTGGCTCTTCTCGAACGCTTACGAAGCGCTCCTCGAACGCGAGCAATCGGAGCGGATTGAATCGTCCGCCACGGCCGCGGCCGAGCTGTTGGCGCCGCGCTGGCCGACTGCTCCCGACGCGACGATTCAAGCGGAATTGCGGCGCCTCGGCGCCGCGACCGGGGTGCGGCTGACGCTCGTCGCGCCCGACGGCGTCGTGCTGGCCGATTCGGAACTCAAGGACGTTCCCGCGGTCGAGGCGTTGGAGAACCACGCCGATCGGACCGAGATCGTCGCGGCGCTCAAGAATGGCGATGGGATCGCGCGGCGGACGAGCCCCACGATTGGCGCTCGCTATCGGTACTACGCCAAACGGGTCGACCGCGACGGCGAGCCGATCGGCGTCGTCCGCGCTGCGATTCCGACGGCGCCGATGTTGGCCGAGGTTGATGGCTTGAACCGCTGGGTTTGGACGATTGGCGGGCTGCTCGCCGTCGCCGCCGCGGTCGTTGCCTACTGGGTAGCCGCACGGCTGACCGATCCGCTGCGCTCGCTGGCACAGACGGCCGAGTCCCTGGCGGCGGGTCGTTACGAACAGCGAATGCCGATGCCCGCGGGCAAACATGACGAATTGACGAAGCTCGCGGCGTCGCTGAACGAAGTCGGCCGCCGTCTCGCGCAACGCGAAGTGCAGCTCCGCAGCACAAGCCAAACGCAGACGACGGTATTGGAAGCGATGACCGAGAGCGTCATCGCCGTCGACCGTTCCGAGAAGGTGCTATTCGCGAACGCCTCGGCGGCTCGCGCGCTTGGTTTCGATGCGTCCCGCGTCGAAGGGCATCCACTGCTCGAGGCAGTGCGCAGCCACGAGTTGCGGGCGGTGGTTCAGCAAGCGCTCCGCAGCCGCCGGCCGAGCAGCGGCGAGATCACATGGCGCGGCAAATCGCAGCGAATCTTCGACGTGCTCGCCACCCCCCTGCCCGGCGATCCGCTGCCCGGCGTCGTTGTCGTGCTCCGCGACGTTAGCGAAGTAAAGCGGTTAGAGCAGATGCGGCAGCAGTTCATCGCCAACGTCTCGCACGAGTTGAAGACGCCGCTCAGTTCGATCAAGGCGTATACCGAAACGCTCCTCGGCGGGGCGCTGAAAGACCCGGTCCATGGTCAGCGATTCTTGGAACGGATCGACGAGCAGGCGAGCCGGCTGCATCAGCTCATCATGGACATGCTCAGCCTCGCTCGGATCGAGTCGAGCCAGGCGCCCCTCGAACTGACGAACGTGCCGCTGGCGCGCGTCGTCCAGCGGACCGTCGTCGACCACGAACGCCAAGCCGCCTCGAAGGAGGTGATCCTGGAGAACCGGTTCACCGATTCCGCGGTAATGGTGCGGGCCGACGAGGAGGCCCTGCGGCAGATCCTCAACAACCTGATTGACAATGCGGTGAAATACACGCCTGCCGGCGGCCGCGTGACCGTCTCGGGACGAGTCGACGACGCGGTGGTTCTGTGCGAGGTCACCGATACAGGCCCCGGAATTCCGGCCGAGCACCACAGCCGGCTGTTCGAGCGGTTCTACCGGGTCGACAAAGCCCGCTCACGCGAGCTTGGGGGGACTGGGCTGGGTTTGGCGATCGTCAAACACCTCACCCAGGCGATGGGGGGCAGCATCGAGGTGTCGAGCCAAGTCGGTATGGGGAGCACCTTTACGGTAAGGCTGCCCGCCGCCAACGGCTAA
- a CDS encoding coproporphyrinogen-III oxidase family protein, with protein sequence MTAEATKTEVGSYFISNYPPFSQWSTDQVGEVRAALEAPPADVPLGLYLHIPFCRKRCKFCYFKVFTDKHADQIERYVSALSREIELVSKVPAMGDRPFRFVYFGGGTPSFLSEKQLRRLVDRLQANIRWDKAEEVTFECEPGTLSEPKVHALRELGVTRLSLGVEHFDDAILRENGRAHESHEIYRAWPWIKAAGFPNVNIDLISGMVGDSDETWRETVSKALELEPDSVTIYQMELPFNTVYSKDILGNQIETPVADWPTKRGWVDYAFDQFMAAGYSVSSAYTLVKHPERVNFSYRDNLWRGSDLLATGIASFGHISGVHYQNLAEWEQYCGSLEEGKLPLNRALRISPRQALIRELILQLKKGYLDGAYFQQKYGVDIFDEWRDAWNEYVGDGYAVLSENRVDLTRAGLLRVDGLLPAFFEPQFRDVRYT encoded by the coding sequence ATGACCGCTGAAGCCACCAAGACCGAAGTCGGCAGCTACTTCATCAGCAACTACCCACCCTTCTCGCAATGGTCGACCGACCAAGTGGGCGAGGTGCGGGCTGCGCTTGAGGCCCCTCCGGCAGATGTGCCGCTAGGACTTTACTTGCACATTCCGTTCTGCCGGAAGCGGTGCAAGTTCTGCTACTTCAAGGTCTTCACCGACAAGCACGCCGACCAAATCGAGCGTTACGTCTCCGCCCTGTCGCGCGAGATCGAGCTCGTCAGCAAAGTCCCCGCGATGGGCGACCGGCCGTTCCGCTTCGTCTACTTCGGCGGCGGCACGCCCTCGTTCCTCAGTGAAAAGCAACTCCGGCGGTTGGTCGATCGCCTGCAAGCGAACATTCGTTGGGACAAAGCGGAAGAGGTCACCTTCGAGTGCGAGCCCGGCACGCTCAGCGAGCCGAAGGTTCACGCATTGCGGGAACTCGGCGTGACGCGTTTGAGTCTCGGCGTGGAACATTTCGACGACGCGATCCTCCGCGAGAATGGGCGCGCCCACGAGTCGCATGAGATCTACCGCGCGTGGCCGTGGATCAAGGCGGCCGGTTTCCCGAATGTAAACATCGACCTCATCTCCGGCATGGTCGGCGATAGCGACGAGACGTGGCGCGAGACGGTGAGCAAGGCGCTCGAACTCGAACCCGACAGCGTCACGATCTACCAGATGGAGTTGCCGTTCAACACGGTTTACTCGAAGGACATTTTGGGCAATCAGATCGAGACGCCGGTCGCCGATTGGCCGACGAAGCGCGGCTGGGTCGATTACGCCTTCGACCAATTCATGGCGGCGGGCTACTCGGTCTCCAGCGCCTACACGCTGGTCAAACATCCCGAGCGGGTGAACTTCAGCTACCGCGATAACCTGTGGCGCGGCAGCGATCTGCTGGCAACGGGTATCGCCAGCTTCGGTCATATCTCGGGCGTCCACTATCAGAATCTCGCCGAGTGGGAGCAGTATTGCGGTTCGCTCGAAGAAGGGAAGTTGCCGCTTAATCGCGCCCTGCGGATCTCACCGCGGCAGGCGCTCATCCGTGAGCTGATTCTGCAGTTGAAGAAGGGCTACCTCGACGGGGCGTACTTCCAGCAGAAGTACGGCGTCGACATTTTCGACGAGTGGCGTGACGCCTGGAACGAGTACGTCGGCGACGGCTACGCAGTCCTTAGCGAGAACCGCGTCGATTTGACCCGCGCGGGGCTGCTGCGGGTCGACGGCCTGCTGCCCGCCTTCTTCGAACCCCAATTCCGCGACGTGCGCTACACCTAA
- the pstC gene encoding phosphate ABC transporter permease subunit PstC translates to MAVVVTHAADLTAPKGQRRWMELVMHTALWLCAAASVFTTVGIVLILLVESLQFFGDVSIVEFLTGTTWTPHSNPPQFGILPLFCGTVLVAGGSAIIAIPLGLGAAIYLSEYASPRMRDILKPILEILAGIPSVVFGYLAIVFVSPIVRTIFPSADIFNALNASIVVAIMILPMIVSLSEDTLRSVPRSLREGAYALGATKLDVTIGVILPAALSGIMASFILAIARAVGETMAVALAAGKRPQMTLNPLDSIQTMTAYIVETSKGDNPQGTLGYQTIFAVGLTLFLLTLALNVLAQWILKRMREQYE, encoded by the coding sequence ATGGCCGTCGTCGTCACTCACGCCGCTGATTTGACTGCTCCGAAGGGGCAGCGTCGTTGGATGGAGCTCGTCATGCACACGGCCCTATGGCTGTGCGCGGCGGCTTCGGTGTTCACGACGGTTGGAATCGTGTTGATTCTGCTCGTCGAGTCGCTGCAGTTTTTCGGCGACGTGTCGATCGTTGAATTTCTCACCGGGACGACCTGGACGCCTCACTCAAACCCGCCGCAGTTCGGCATCTTGCCGCTTTTCTGCGGCACGGTGCTCGTCGCGGGCGGTTCGGCGATCATCGCGATTCCGCTCGGTCTCGGCGCTGCGATCTATCTGAGCGAGTACGCCTCGCCGCGGATGCGCGACATTTTGAAGCCGATCCTGGAGATTCTCGCCGGGATTCCGTCGGTCGTGTTCGGTTACTTGGCCATCGTGTTCGTCTCGCCAATCGTTCGCACGATCTTCCCGAGCGCCGACATCTTCAACGCCCTCAACGCGAGCATTGTCGTCGCGATCATGATCCTGCCGATGATTGTCTCGCTGAGCGAAGATACGCTGCGTTCGGTGCCGCGGTCGTTGCGCGAAGGAGCCTACGCACTGGGGGCGACCAAGCTCGACGTGACGATCGGCGTCATTCTGCCCGCGGCTCTTTCGGGCATCATGGCGTCGTTCATCCTGGCGATCGCCCGCGCCGTCGGTGAAACGATGGCCGTAGCGCTCGCCGCCGGCAAGCGTCCGCAAATGACGCTCAACCCGCTCGACAGCATCCAAACGATGACCGCTTACATCGTCGAAACGAGCAAGGGCGACAACCCGCAAGGCACGCTCGGGTACCAAACAATTTTCGCCGTCGGCCTGACGTTGTTCCTGCTGACGCTGGCCCTCAACGTTCTCGCTCAGTGGATTCTCAAGCGGATGCGGGAGCAGTACGAATGA
- a CDS encoding PQQ-binding-like beta-propeller repeat protein, with translation MSKRIEQQCVTHTRRAMSAVLLTLLTWGAEKTHADWPLIRGDAQATGVSATPLPSKFDVAWTYNAEDSGFEATASIVDGVVYVGDVDGMFHAVKLSDGSSVWKKKFEDTGFVAGSAVVDGKIYCVDYNGIVRCLKIEDGSQVWEFNSDTSLYAAPNVYKGLVLIAGDSGELIAVDAVNGEVRWRFTIDQPLRCWPTVVAERVLVAGCDGKLHLVDVNSGEGVDNIDIGGPADGMPAVVGDRVFFCTAGGVFHGMTIKPLESLWTYGHKGQGEEIHAAAATDKSIVLGTHDKRMVALDPATGKPQWDVPLKSRAESSPIIAGDVVFFGTVRGRLQAVELSSGKEVWNAEVGGRFTASPAVSDGKLVIGNDDGTLYCIGGVE, from the coding sequence ATGAGCAAGCGTATTGAACAGCAGTGCGTGACGCACACCCGGCGGGCAATGTCGGCGGTACTGCTGACGCTGCTCACGTGGGGAGCGGAAAAGACGCACGCCGATTGGCCGCTCATCCGCGGCGACGCGCAGGCCACAGGCGTATCGGCCACTCCCCTGCCCTCTAAATTTGACGTTGCCTGGACTTACAACGCTGAGGATTCGGGATTCGAAGCCACCGCGTCGATTGTCGACGGCGTCGTTTATGTCGGCGATGTCGACGGAATGTTCCACGCGGTGAAGCTGAGCGACGGCTCCAGCGTCTGGAAAAAGAAGTTTGAAGACACCGGCTTCGTGGCCGGCTCCGCGGTGGTCGACGGCAAGATCTACTGCGTCGACTACAACGGCATCGTCCGCTGTTTGAAGATCGAAGATGGCTCGCAAGTCTGGGAGTTCAACAGCGACACCTCGCTCTACGCGGCGCCAAATGTCTATAAGGGCTTGGTGCTGATTGCCGGCGACTCGGGCGAGCTGATCGCAGTCGATGCAGTGAACGGCGAAGTCCGTTGGCGGTTTACCATCGACCAGCCGCTGCGCTGTTGGCCAACGGTCGTCGCGGAGCGCGTCCTTGTGGCTGGCTGCGACGGCAAGCTCCATCTCGTCGACGTCAACAGCGGTGAAGGAGTGGATAACATCGACATCGGCGGTCCAGCGGACGGAATGCCGGCGGTCGTTGGCGATCGCGTCTTCTTCTGTACCGCGGGCGGCGTCTTTCATGGGATGACGATCAAGCCGCTCGAAAGCCTGTGGACATACGGCCATAAAGGGCAAGGCGAAGAGATCCACGCGGCCGCGGCGACCGACAAATCGATCGTCCTCGGCACGCACGACAAACGAATGGTCGCGCTCGACCCCGCCACCGGAAAGCCGCAGTGGGACGTGCCGCTGAAGAGCCGCGCCGAAAGTTCGCCAATCATCGCGGGCGATGTTGTGTTCTTCGGAACCGTTCGCGGCCGCCTGCAGGCCGTCGAACTGTCGAGCGGCAAGGAAGTTTGGAATGCCGAAGTCGGCGGCCGTTTTACGGCCTCGCCCGCTGTGAGCGATGGAAAACTCGTCATCGGCAACGATGACGGCACCCTCTACTGTATTGGTGGGGTTGAATGA
- a CDS encoding aldehyde dehydrogenase family protein has protein sequence MITLPAIRWGEPYESLEVDEIKHFLTGEPVARVNTVGSGIVARDAKKSRRARQALQSMTPAQLIDAYKRAGELFESGTLAVGDAQQSATDFAEQTSATTGMPVAMCKANVVKNAFVLKNIDKILDCLTRGLDLNILARGYGDEGRGVTVSYQAQTDVLGAVLPSNSPGVHTLWLPVVAMQIGLALKPGSQEPWTPYRVAAAMKEAGIPVEAISIYPGAGGDIGGSILSNYRRAMIFGGPQTIQQYAGNERVQVHGPGYSKILLGDDEADNWREYLDLMVESVYRNGGRSCINASSIYTPRHGKEIAAALAERLGPIEALPPDDPKAGLAAFTTPGAAAAIWGAIERDLADSRTTHATADYGPRLVEQETCAYLRPTVWHCQSTECPGANKEYMFPAVSVVDCPQERMLAEIGPTLVCTAITKNEQFRSDLMAATHIDRLNLGPIPTPQVDWLQPHEGNLVEFLYRNRALQVR, from the coding sequence ATGATCACATTACCTGCCATTCGTTGGGGCGAGCCTTACGAATCGCTAGAAGTTGATGAAATCAAGCACTTCCTCACCGGCGAGCCGGTGGCGCGGGTGAACACCGTTGGTTCCGGCATCGTGGCTCGCGATGCGAAGAAGTCGCGGCGAGCGCGGCAGGCGCTGCAGTCGATGACGCCCGCGCAACTGATCGACGCCTACAAGCGGGCGGGTGAGTTGTTCGAGTCGGGGACGCTTGCCGTCGGCGACGCGCAGCAATCAGCGACCGATTTCGCCGAGCAAACCTCCGCCACCACCGGCATGCCGGTGGCGATGTGCAAGGCGAACGTGGTGAAGAACGCGTTCGTGCTGAAGAACATCGACAAGATTCTCGACTGCCTCACCCGCGGGCTCGATCTCAACATTCTCGCCCGTGGCTACGGCGACGAAGGCCGCGGCGTCACGGTGAGCTATCAGGCGCAGACCGACGTCCTCGGCGCCGTGCTGCCGTCGAACTCGCCTGGCGTTCACACGCTGTGGCTGCCGGTGGTCGCGATGCAAATCGGTCTCGCGCTGAAGCCTGGTTCGCAAGAGCCGTGGACGCCGTATCGTGTGGCGGCCGCGATGAAAGAAGCCGGCATCCCCGTTGAGGCAATTTCAATCTACCCCGGCGCTGGTGGCGACATCGGCGGTTCGATTCTTTCTAACTACCGCCGCGCAATGATCTTTGGCGGCCCGCAAACGATTCAGCAGTACGCCGGCAACGAGCGCGTCCAAGTGCACGGGCCCGGCTACAGCAAGATCCTGCTTGGCGACGACGAGGCCGATAACTGGCGCGAGTACCTCGATCTGATGGTCGAAAGCGTTTACCGCAACGGCGGCCGTAGCTGCATCAACGCCTCAAGCATCTACACGCCGCGGCATGGCAAAGAGATCGCCGCGGCGCTCGCAGAACGGCTCGGCCCTATTGAGGCGCTGCCGCCCGACGATCCGAAAGCAGGTCTCGCGGCGTTCACCACCCCCGGCGCCGCCGCAGCGATTTGGGGCGCCATCGAACGCGACCTGGCCGACTCGCGCACTACGCACGCTACTGCCGACTACGGCCCGCGGCTCGTCGAACAGGAAACGTGCGCCTACTTGCGGCCCACGGTTTGGCATTGCCAATCGACGGAGTGTCCCGGCGCCAACAAGGAATATATGTTCCCCGCGGTTAGCGTCGTCGATTGCCCGCAAGAGCGGATGCTCGCCGAAATCGGGCCGACGCTCGTTTGTACCGCAATCACGAAGAACGAACAATTCCGCAGCGATCTGATGGCTGCCACGCACATCGATCGCTTGAACCTCGGCCCGATTCCCACCCCGCAAGTCGACTGGCTGCAACCTCACGAGGGGAACCTCGTGGAGTTCTTGTACCGCAACCGCGCGTTGCAAGTTCGCTAG
- the pstA gene encoding phosphate ABC transporter permease PstA, producing MSSLPRNGRPYAKLASQLFAYACAACAFSSVAILGLLMWQMLSFAWGWLDWQFLTSFDSQLSPHKAGVKAALVGSLYLIGLTTLFAVPIGVGAAVYLEEYAQRSRWRGIVQTNIANLAGVPSIVYGILGLGLFVRGMQMGAGVLAGALTLTLVVLPIVILASQEALRAVPNTIRQASYALGATRWQTVWHQLLPAALPGIMTGVILALSRALGEAAPLVAIGAAGFVMFTPQGLNDSFTALPLQIYNWTENANDDFRIHVAAAGIIVLLALLICLNATAVYLRYRFSKRIHW from the coding sequence ATGAGCAGTCTTCCTCGCAACGGCCGCCCTTACGCCAAGCTTGCCTCGCAACTGTTCGCCTATGCGTGCGCAGCGTGTGCTTTCTCAAGCGTGGCGATCCTCGGGCTGCTGATGTGGCAGATGCTGAGCTTCGCTTGGGGCTGGCTCGACTGGCAGTTTCTCACCAGTTTCGATTCGCAGTTGTCGCCTCACAAAGCAGGCGTCAAAGCCGCGCTGGTCGGCAGTCTTTATCTGATCGGATTGACCACGCTGTTTGCCGTTCCGATCGGAGTGGGGGCCGCGGTTTACCTTGAGGAGTACGCCCAGCGGAGTCGATGGCGGGGCATAGTGCAGACCAATATCGCCAACCTCGCGGGCGTTCCGTCGATCGTGTACGGCATCCTGGGCTTGGGCCTGTTCGTCCGCGGTATGCAAATGGGCGCCGGCGTCCTGGCCGGGGCGCTCACCCTTACGCTAGTGGTGCTGCCAATCGTGATCCTGGCTTCCCAAGAGGCGCTGCGGGCCGTGCCCAACACGATTCGCCAAGCGTCGTATGCATTGGGGGCGACGCGGTGGCAAACCGTGTGGCATCAGCTGCTGCCGGCCGCTTTACCGGGCATCATGACCGGCGTCATCCTGGCGCTGTCGCGGGCCCTGGGCGAAGCTGCTCCGTTGGTGGCGATCGGGGCCGCCGGGTTCGTGATGTTTACGCCGCAGGGGCTGAACGACAGTTTCACCGCCTTGCCGCTGCAGATTTATAATTGGACCGAGAACGCCAACGATGACTTTCGCATCCACGTCGCCGCGGCGGGGATCATCGTATTGTTAGCGCTGCTGATTTGCCTGAACGCCACCGCGGTCTATCTGCGGTATCGGTTCAGCAAGCGGATTCATTGGTAA
- a CDS encoding PstS family phosphate ABC transporter substrate-binding protein, with translation MNQTVRNSLSSAAKRMPLIPLCLALLASCGCGRTNVVSIDGSSTVFLLSAAIAEEFNAVNPDVKVVVSQAGTGGGFKKFAAGEIHICDASRPITEAEAAACKKNGIEFIKLEVAFDGLAVVVNPANDWCDSITTEQLKTIWRAEAATSVMKWSDVNPDWPDVELELYGPGTDSGTYDYFTEVINGEAKSSRQDYSPSESDNALVQGVTGDKGSLGYFGLGYYAANTDKLKLLPVDSGDGPVAPTAETVRDGSYKPLARPLYVYVRKDALENPGVVKYLRYYLDETNKVSPQVGYVPVTDEIMKQNVETLDAAAPQAVAAK, from the coding sequence ATGAATCAAACGGTTCGAAACTCCCTCAGTTCGGCGGCCAAGCGGATGCCGCTGATCCCCCTCTGTTTGGCCCTGCTGGCCTCCTGCGGTTGCGGCCGCACGAACGTCGTTAGCATCGACGGCTCGAGCACTGTTTTCCTCCTCTCGGCGGCGATTGCCGAGGAGTTCAACGCAGTGAACCCTGACGTGAAGGTCGTGGTCAGCCAGGCTGGCACGGGCGGCGGGTTCAAGAAGTTCGCCGCGGGCGAGATCCACATTTGCGACGCCTCGCGGCCGATCACCGAAGCCGAGGCGGCCGCCTGCAAGAAGAACGGCATCGAGTTCATCAAGCTGGAGGTTGCCTTCGACGGCCTCGCCGTCGTCGTGAACCCGGCAAACGACTGGTGCGACTCGATTACCACCGAACAGTTGAAGACGATCTGGCGGGCCGAGGCGGCGACGTCGGTGATGAAGTGGAGCGACGTGAACCCCGACTGGCCCGACGTGGAGTTGGAACTCTACGGCCCCGGCACCGATTCGGGCACCTACGACTACTTCACGGAAGTGATCAACGGCGAAGCGAAAAGCTCGCGGCAAGATTACTCGCCGAGTGAGAGCGATAACGCCCTCGTGCAGGGCGTGACTGGCGACAAAGGCTCGCTCGGTTACTTTGGCCTAGGGTACTACGCAGCCAATACTGACAAGCTCAAGCTGCTGCCTGTTGATTCGGGCGACGGACCCGTGGCGCCGACGGCCGAGACGGTACGCGACGGCTCGTACAAGCCGCTGGCTCGCCCCCTCTACGTTTACGTTCGCAAAGACGCGCTGGAGAACCCCGGCGTCGTGAAGTACCTCCGCTACTACCTCGACGAAACGAACAAAGTTTCGCCGCAGGTCGGCTACGTGCCGGTGACGGACGAGATCATGAAGCAGAACGTCGAGACGCTCGACGCCGCCGCTCCCCAAGCCGTCGCAGCAAAGTAA